One Phoenix dactylifera cultivar Barhee BC4 unplaced genomic scaffold, palm_55x_up_171113_PBpolish2nd_filt_p 000026F, whole genome shotgun sequence genomic window carries:
- the LOC103716936 gene encoding AT-hook motif nuclear-localized protein 29-like, with translation MAEYVPPTMITLAEPRDNPPSDDDESRRRALSADPAAGGGGGEPSSGSAGRKPRGRPPGSKNKPKPPVVITKESEAAMHPMVLELAAGFDVLECVAAFARRRRMGISILSGSGVVANVPLRHPPTNPPVMTLHGRYDILSLSGTILPQNSAAGQATFSISLAGTQGHVIGGTLAGPLKAAGPVVLVAASFVNPEFYRLPLVVSPAEDDEAAAAVKVDEVKPGGVEAGVAVYGVPGGSRPLTGPLPHHEMVLWAQPSSARSPHPPPPHY, from the coding sequence aTGGCCGAATACGTGCCACCCACCATGATCACTCTTGCCGAGCCCCGAGACAATCCCCCCTCCGACGACGACGAATCCCGACGCCGCGCCCTCTCCGCCGACCCCGCCGCAGGTGGAGGCGGAGGAGAGCCTTCCTCCGGTTCGGCCGGGAGGAAGCCTCGCGGGAGGCCGCCGGGGTCGAAGAACAAGCCGAAGCCGCCGGTGGTGATAACAAAGGAGAGCGAGGCGGCGATGCACCCGATGGTGCTGGAGCTCGCCGCTGGCTTCGACGTGCTGGAGTGCGTCGCCGCCTTTGCCCGCCGGCGGCGGATGGGGATCTCCATCCTCAGCGGCAGCGGCGTCGTCGCCAACGTCCCCCTTCGCCACCCCCCAACCAATCCCCCCGTCATGACCCTCCACGGCCGCTACgacatcctctccctctccggcACCATCCTCCCGCAGAACTCCGCCGCCGGGCAGGCCACCTTCTCGATATCGCTGGCGGGGACGCAGGGGCACGTGATCGGGGGGACGTTGGCTGGGCCACTGAAGGCGGCGGGACCGGTTGTGCTGGTCGCGGCGTCGTTCGTCAACCCGGAGTTTTACCGTCTGCCGCTGGTGGTCTCCCCGGCGGAGGATGATGAGGCCGCGGCGGCGGTCAAGGTGGACGAGGTGAAGCCCGGAGGGGTGGAGGCGGGCGTGGCGGTCTACGGCGTGCCCGGTGGATCCCGCCCGTTGACCGGTCCACTTCCCCACCATGAGATGGTTTTGTGGGCCCAGCCCTCCTCCGCTCGCTCTCCCCACCCTCCTCCCCCTCACTACTGA
- the LOC103716918 gene encoding uncharacterized protein LOC103716918: MSTSPSLAAPMEDQREIALLPPSHEQVGDEAKGIEGDDSCGSAADFGFCAICLEKIVLQETALVKGCEHSYCVTCILRWATYNQKPSCPQCKHPFESLHVHRSLDGCIHDYMFEESVCLLLRATWFVPLTVQTQEEASAEPHDYAQYYDDQDDDDDEIDESYYIGGSSSIRIGNRRWGDNGYVRAGRKEARPVNRQFLDDSGAGPSQCPKKKEPSKDATGRRAKRALKREAADKAAAAKHQQHLQRLGCK, translated from the exons ATGTCCACCTCGCCCAGCCTTGCGGCCCCCATGGAGGACCAGCGCGAGATCGCCCTCTTACCGCCATCCCACGAACAG GTGGGTGATGAAGCGAAGGGGATAGAAGGTGATGATTCGTGTGGATCGGCTGCTGATTTCGGGTTCTGTGCGATATGTTTGGAGAAGATTGTTCTTCAGGAGACGGCGCTTGTAAAAGGTTGCGAGCATTCTTACTG TGTGACATGTATCTTGAGATGGGCAACGTACAATCAGAAGCCTTCTTGCCCTCAGTGCAAGCATCCATTTGAGTCCCTCCATGTTCACCGCTCACTTGATGGCTG TATTCATGACTATATGTTTGAGGAGAGTGTTTGCCTTCTCCTTCGAGCTACTTGGTTTGTGCCTCTGACAGTACAGACCCAAGAAGAGGCATCTGCGGAGCCTCATGACTATGCCCAGTATTATGATGatcaagatgatgatgatgatgagataGATGAATCTTACTATATTGGTGGCTCGTCAAGTATTCGTATTGGTAACAGGAGGTGGGGTGACAATGGTTATGTGAGGGCAGGAAGGAAGGAAGCACGACCTGTCAATCGACAATTTTTGGATGACTCTGGTGCCGGTCCATCCCAGTGCCCCAAGAAGAAGGAGCCATCTAAAGATGCAACAGGTCGACGCGCAAAAAGGGCGCTGAAGCGAGAAGCTGCAGACAAAGCAGCTGCAGCCAAGCACCAGCAGCACTTGCAGAGGTTGGGTTGCAAGTGA
- the LOC103716937 gene encoding ABC transporter G family member 23 has translation MEDVCLGIDSTLHSTTSDSPRESTSPSSSFYHSSPPLSIKSAIPAYRLAVRNLSYSIRPKSNLAASCLHPKRKPKAVELLKSVSFTANSSEILAIVGPSGAGKSTLLHIISGRVDSSSFDPRSISLNERFVSSPSQLRKICGFVAQEDNLLPLLTVKETLMFGAKFRLKGMSAREKEERVRNLMHELGLEHVADSYVGDEETRGISGGERKRVSIAIDTIHDPPILLLDEPTSGLDSRSALQVIELLASMAKTRRQTLILSIHQPSYRILQYVSSFLLLSHGAVAHCGSLKSLEEIISRLGLKIPVQLNPLEYAMEIMQQLEDYRNKCAMFIDHTDSQRGQCCMEEVLKCDGEMDSSYGSRLEEITSLCWRFWKIIYRTKQLFAARTMQAIVGGLGLGSVYFHVKRDKDGVTERLGLFAFSLSFLLSSTVEALPIFLQERRVLMRETSRRMYRLSSYMLANTVIFVPFLLVVALLFVIPVYWLVGLNPSFGAFMFFVLVVWMIVLMASSLVLFLSAISPDFILGNSLICITLGIFFLFSGYFIPKESIPKYWIFMYYVSLYRYPLDSLLINEYWSMRGECFSWRGNDHSLCSLTGADVLRARGLDKDTRWINVGIMCAFFFIYRILCWILLVRRASKTML, from the coding sequence ATGGAGGACGTATGCCTCGGCATCGATTCCACGTTGCATTCGACGACCTCCGACTCCCCCCGTGAGTCcacctctccttcctcctccttctaccactcatctcctcctctctcgaTCAAATCCGCCATTCCGGCCTACCGTCTCGCCGTAAGAAACCTCTCCTATTCCATTCGCCCCAAAAGCAACTTAGCGGCCTCATGCCTTCACCCGAAGCGCAAGCCTAAGGCGGTCGAGTTGCTCAAGTCGGTCTCCTTCACAGCAAATAGCTCGGAGATCCTCGCCATCGTCGGCCCGAGTGGGGCCGGGAAGTCCACACTGCTTCACATCATCTCAGGCCGTGTCGACAGCTCGAGCTTCGATCCAAGAAGCATCTCTCTCAATGAGAGATTCGTTTCAAGTCCCAGCCAGCTTCGTAAGATTTGCGGGTTCGTCGCTCAGGAAGAcaatctccttcctctcctcacTGTGAAGGAAACGCTCATGTTCGGTGCCAAGTTCCGGCTGAAAGGCATGAGTGcaagggagaaggaagagagagtcAGGAACCTAATGCATGAATTGGGACTTGAGCACGTTGCTGATAGCTATGTAGGGGATGAGGAGACGAGAGGGATATCGGGAGGAGAACGGAAGCGAGTGTCGATTGCCATCGACACGATCCATGATCCACCAATTCTTCTCCTTGATGAGCCCACGTCGGGCCTCGACAGCAGATCAGCATTGCAAGTTATTGAGCTCCTTGCATCCATGGCTAAAACCAGGCGACAGACCTTAATTCTATCCATTCACCAGCCTAGTTATCGGATTCTTCAGTATGTATCATCTTTCTTGCTCCTATCTCATGGTGCAGTGGCGCATTGTGGTAGCCTCAAATCTCTCGAGGAAATCATATCGCGGCTGGGACTGAAAATTCCAGTCCAGCTAAATCCTTTAGAATATGCCATGGAGATTatgcaacaactagaggattaTAGAAACAAATGCGCTATGTTCATCGATCACACCGACTCGCAGCGAGGACAGTGTTGCATGGAAGAAGTACTCAAATGCGACGGCGAGATGGATTCTAGCTATGGTTCAAGATTAGAGGAGATAACCTCGCTCTGTTGGAGGTTCTGGAAGATCATCTACAGAACAAAGCAGCTCTTTGCGGCAAGGACAATGCAAGCCATTGTTGGTGGGCTAGGACTGGGCAGTGTCTACTTTCATGTTAAGAGGGATAAGGATGGTGTCACCGAGAGACTTGGCCTCTTCGCATTCAGCCTTAGCTTTCTCCTTTCTTCGACCGTGGAGGCGCTCCCGATCTTCCTACAGGAGCGGCGTGTTCTCATGAGGGAGACTTCGAGGAGGATGTATCGCCTTTCTTCTTACATGTTAGCTAACACTGTGATCTTCGTCCCGTTCTTGctcgtggtggctctgctgttTGTGATACCGGTGTATTGGCTAGTAGGACTTAATCCCTCCTTCGGTGCCTTCATGTTCTTTGTATTGGTGGTGTGGATGATTGTGTTGATGGCTAGCTCCCTGGTTCTCTTCCTTAGTGCAATCTCGCCAGACTTCATATTGGGGAATTCTCTTATATGTATAACTTTGgggatcttcttccttttctcagGTTACTTCATTCCAAAAGAGAGCATCCCAAAATATTGGATCTTCATGTACTATGTCTCCCTTTATAGGTACCCCCTGGATTCTCTGCTCATCAATGAGTACTGGAGCATGAGAGGGGAATGCTTCTCTTGGCGAGGGAATGACCATTCCCTGTGCTCTCTTACAGGTGCAGATGTTCTGAGGGCCAGAGGTCTGGACAAGGACACAAGGTGGATTAATGTTGGAATTATGTGcgctttcttcttcatttaCCGAATTCTCTGTTGGATTCTATTAGTTAGGAGAGCTTCCAAGACTATGCTCTGA